agagaaggatagataccatatgtttgcattcataggtctaacaggagagacctggcaggggaccatggggagaggaagggggaaagaaagcaggggagagtgagggacaccgATCAAGggagactaatgaatactgaaaccgaaccatggactgaacggaggggggggagggagggaagggtgatggtcatggaggggggcacttgtggggagaagcactgaatattatatggaagccaatttgacaataaactattaaaaaaaataaaatgaatctcttgtgggcagcaaaaaaacaaaaaacaaaaaaaagactttaaaagaaaacaaaaacccaactgCAGATCCTCTACTTCAGCAGACAGGATTTTCCTGCAGTAGAAGATACTGACAGCCACCACACCCAGGACAGTGGGTTTGTATAGGGATCCCTTTACATGTTCTGACCCATTCTCCAAAACCTCAGATCACAAGAACTCTATTTCCAAACAGGCAAATGAGAAATTcagccactgccaccaccctCAGCAGTGCTAGGGAAGCAGACAGCATCTGGGGACAGGAGTCTCACTGCTGTCCCAGAAGGTTCCCTGCTTCAGTGATGAATGTGTGTGGCTCCTGGCTGAGCCTCAAATCCCCTACCAGTGATGGACTATTAGGGTGGAACATTTCACTTCTCAGAGTTCAGATTCTGTCCTTTTGAAGTCCATTCTCTGGCAAAGAAGGCAAAGCTGTGAACACAAGTAATGTTCTGGAAGGTAAGAGTCTTCCATTTCCATGTGCATGAAGCTGGCCTGGAATCTGAGATAAGGAACAAGCCCCAGCTACAGACCATCCTTCCAAAGGAAGCAAGTGAAATCCTTAGGTACTCTTGAACCTTGTTCCCACCCACCCAACTCTGCCAAACCAAAATAAGACATTCTGAGGATCTCACCAGTGGCAAATGTAAAGCACCTCATGTTATAAACAAGGGAAGTATAACATTTATGAATGCTTTAGCAAGTATTTATCAAATGCCTACCAGGCCCCTCGTCCAGGCTTGGGGAAGTAATGGCCACAAAAACAAAGTCCCTGGCATCACAGAGCTGACATTCTAGTGGGAGAGGCAAATAATCAATACTGTTTTAACATGTTTATAACTTGAGTATATAACCATAGAGTTGTATTTATACACGCACAAAGGCTTGTTCCAATGgcagggaaaacaaagaaaaggatagagtgagaaaatgagagaaaacaatgaGGAGACAGGATAACTATTTACTGCTGAATAATCAGTGCAAGAGAAGGTCAAAGTGGAGAGAAATCTGGGAACCACACTGCTAGTTCACTTCCATACAGAACTGCTCAGCATATCAGCCCCCAAACCAAAGGCTGAAATGATTATATCTGGAGAGTTACAGCCTCAGCATTCTCTAGTTACTAGAACAACCACCTGATTTCTACTTTTGATTCAACCCAACCATGCTGGCCATAACACTACCACACCTCTTTCTACCAAAGTCACTTCATTCACATGCCTACTATTCCAccgctctgagctctcagccatTCTCACAGTACCTGaatcaagaaaagaaagcccATGAGAGGACCAAGGGGAATACAAACATCAAAAGAGACCTTCAGAGGGGTAAACTATGGCTATCTACTCAGCACAACAAAGCAGTCTATTCTATGTAGAATAACAGTATGGATAAGCTTCTgttcaacaaagaaaacaatcaacaaaatgaaaggcaatagataaattgggagaaaatacttgaaaaccatacatctgataagaggttactatccaaaatatgtaaggaactcatACTGTTGAAtagcaaaaaagcaaacaacccaatttaaaacaTGGGCAAATGACCTAAAATggtcatttttccaaaaaagaaatataaatggccaacaggtacatgaaaaggtgctcagcatcactagtcatcagggaaatggaaaccaaaatCAGAATGAAATTTCACTTTGGATCATTacaatggctgttatcaaaagaaaagaaaagaaaaaaagtgttagtaaggatgtggagaaaagagaaactttaTACACttctggtggaaatgtaaattggtacagctatTAAAGATGACAGTATGgaggcttctttaaaaaataaaaatagaactaccaaatgATCCAATGATCCCTCCTCAGGATCTCAGAAAGGTATCTGTGCTCCCATGTCTACTGTGCCATTaatcacaatagtcaagatatgaaaacaacctaagttcccatcaacagatgaatagataaagaaattgtgatagATAGACAGAAAGAGACATTCCCCAATTTACAATGGTTCAACTTATAACTTCTCAAATTCAAAATAGCACAAAAGAGATACACATTCAAGagaaactgtatttaaaattttgaagtttgATCTTTTCCTGGGATATACAGTATAACACGATCTCATGATGCTAGCCAGCAGCGATGAGCCACAGCTCCCACCCAGTCACACAATCACAAAGGTAAACTTATCAACTTACAACcattcatttttcactttcagtagGGTAGTCAACatattacatgagatattcaacacattgttataaaataggctttatgTTAGATGGTTTGGCCCAACTacaggctaatgtaagtgttctgatcACATTcaaggtaggctaggctaagccaTGATGTTTGGTAgctaaatattaaatacattctCGAACTATGATATTTTCAACACATGATTTAAACGATGGGTTTATTGGACGTAACCCCACTGAAAGTTGAGGAagatgtgcatgtgtgagtgtgtgtgtgtgtgtgtgtgtgtgtgtgtgtgtgtgtgttattcagccttaataaaggagatcctgccatttgcaataacatgggtgAACCTAAAAGGAACTacgccaagtgaaataagccagacacacacacaaaacagaatgCATGACCTCACGtgtatgtggaatataaaacaCCGAATAGAAAGAAGCGGAACGGCGGCCGTcaggggtgaggaggtggagatCTGGAGACCTTATGTAGGATGAGTAAGTCTAGAGATCTGACAGACAGCATACTGACCGCAGTTAGCAACACTGTCCTGAATACCAGGCATGGGCTGAGAGAGGACATTCCAGGTGctcccatcacacacacacaaatggtacCCATGTGAGGAGATGACATGTTGATGAGTTTGACTGCAGTCATCACTTCACTATGTATGTGCATATCAACTTATCCTATTGTAAACCTTAAATATAAGCATTTTTATTCAAAACGTAAGCATTTAGTTATCAGATGCTCTTAGTCTCTGCTGGTCTGTGATGTTTCTCaatcatgttttgttttcatgaccATGACGGTTCTGAAGATTACTGTTCAggcattttgtaaaatgtccctcTTGCTCCTTCCTGCCCACGCAGGGTTATAGGCATGCCTTTTCCCAGGGCCCACACAGCCCCTGCCATAATCCAGAGAACAACCTGCCTGTTGTGACCTGTTAATATTGGTGCTTCCCCAGAAGACTgaccccacacccacccactTGGCTAAGGGAGGATGGTGTGCAGTCTTCGCCCCTCCCCTACTATTATCCTTACCCTCCACGCTCTCTCCAGTCCCCTTCCACCCCAACCTCCATTAACTCACATCACTTCCTTGTTATTAATTTCCTTGCCAGGCAAATTCTTACACAGATGCCGAGATCCCTTTCACACTTTTTTCCTCAGAGAGTAAAACTGGCCATGGGCCAGTTATTCAAATCCCTGGGAGTTTTGACAAACTACCACTTCCCCCTCTACTTccacacccaagagaaatgggaGGCAGGGCATAGGAAATGTGAAAAGAATTCCCAGAGCCTCTAGTCTAGCCGGCTGCTTCTCACCTCTCCAGCACTCTGAGAAGCACCGGGCTAGACTAGAGCCTCCAGCTCCAGCTCTAACTTagcaaaaaaagaacattatagagaaatttattttaaatacagtcgGTAAGCTCCAGTCTAATCTGAAGACTCTCGCATTTAGGGCTTTCTTAAAAGTTACATTCAATTCATGCTTTAAACAACTAATGTCTCCTTCCTCTATGtcccttctttcatttgtttgttctttaaacAGTTGAAACTAAAAATGGCTCACAGACGAAATGCTAGTAACAGTGATTAGGAAAGCCCAAAGTCACACATGTTTAAGTAAAATTTAGGCACTATAAAGAAACTTGTAAAATCCTTGAAATGACCCataaaaagaaactgatggttgAGGGGGGTGATGCGGGGAcaggaaaatgggtgaaggggagtggaaggTAGACACTTCTAGTttcagaatgaataaatcacaagAACAAAAGGCACGGCATAAGGGAATACATTCAATGACACTGTCATAgcttgtatggtgacaggtggtagctacatttgtgCTAAGCACAGCATAATACGTAAACTTGTCCAATCACtatactgtgcacctgaaacttatgtaacattgtgtgtcaacaatactcaatttttaaagtggttttgaagtgaaaaagtaaaaatccttaaaatggataaaaatttcaTTTCGTTCATGCACATACTATATCTACTTTCCCAATCTTTCTACTGGCCTATTCCTGCCCAACTTGCaatgttcaaaataaatttttaaatgattgcttCTTTAATGTTGCTACActgttagtttaaaaatatatctcacctgaaataaaatgcttctgcacagggaaggaaaaaaatcaacaaaactaaaaggtaacctacatagtgggagaaaataattgcaaatgacttatccaataaagggttagtatcaaaaatatataaagaacagatataactcaacacccaagaaacaatccaatttaaaaatgggcagaagatataaatagacatttctccaaagatatccagacggtcaacagacacatgaaaagttgctcaacatcactcatcatcagagaaatgcaaatcaaaactacaatgagatatcacctcacaccttttagaatggctaaaatcaacaacacaagaaacaataagtgttggtgaggatgtggagaaagggaaaaccTCTTATACCGTTGGTGGGAattgcaaactggtacagctactgtggaaaagagcatggaggttcctcaaaaaaaaaaaaaaaaaaaaaaaaaagcataaatacaaCTAAGAcccttttgaatattttcttcttatcctagaagataaaactttataaataggCGTGATCCTACACTGTCCTAATCTTTCCATCCACCTTGTGATACgcttaaaaaaagaaccagattTTAGAATTAGAAGACAAATTGGAGCCTTAAAACTACCCCTTCCTAGTTTAGTTTATGAGCCATTTATTAATACCTGTTTGTGCCtaaattttttcatctgtataatAGTTAATATCAACACTATCTAAGAAGTTGTGAGGAACCAATAAAGTAGCATGGAGAAATGTAGCTCAGACGACATTGGGCTTTAGCAGTTCCAAGTTAAATGGCAATGGCCCCGAGGTATAGCTACCATGCTGTATGTTTCCTGATGTTAAACAGACACTGCCCTGGCACCCACCCTTCATTTCCAAGagtgactcttcttttttttttttaattaaaaaattgcttaatgtttatttgttttttaagggagaaagagaaatagagcatgagcaggggaggggcagagagagagggagacacagaatctaaagcaggttctaggctctgagctgtcagtacagagccccatgcagggcttgaacccacaaactgtgaaatcgttacctgagctgaagtcagatgtttaactgactgagccacccaggtgcctccagacaGTGACTCTTATTAATGAAGAGTCTTAAACATCCCCCCTTTTCCCGAATAGGCAGAGAATATAGAAAAGTGCTGAAGAGTGCATATTAGAGAGCCTATAAGTTATCacatcttgaagaagaaaaaaaactctaaaatgttttaaaattcctgaTTAATATGTATTTAGTGGCAGAGCATATTGGAACCAGCAAACTTCAAACCCACAGCATTGTTAAAAAGTCTGCCCACAGAGGACTACAGGCAAGTGCCCAAACAAATGAATATGGTTTAGCATAAGTTTGTTGAGTAAGGCAATAAAGACCCAAAACTACAGTGTCTGAAAGAATGGAGATATTTATTTCCCATGAATGGTACTGGAGTAAATAGTCCAGAGCTGGTGTGGCAACTCCATGGTGTCAGAAACTGAGAAGCAACTGGGATGGATGATTCCTCCACCATCCCCAGGAAGTCACATCATCCACTTGTCCAAGATGGCCAACCATTACATCCGGTATTCCAGACCACAGGAAGAATACCTGTTCTAGAAAGTATACACATCACTTCTCCACATACTCTATTGGAAGAACTTGATCACACATAATACCTACTTAGAAGAGAAAGCTGTAAAATGTAATTTGCTGCCAAAATTCTGGGTAGCTAAATTTTCTGTTCCTATGGGAGAGATATGAAAGAGAACAGATACTGGGGGACCACAAGGCTCTCTGCCACTCATTTAGAGTTCTTCTGTCATGGATTTAATCAGCCTCAGTAATCCTCTTATCTCCTAATCTTAAGATTCTAACATGatgaaaacctttttcttttaagcctAAAATATAGGTTTGAGTAATCCTCACTGAATAATGCAGTCAAGATTCTGGTGTccagaatgataaaaaaaaaacaggtaatttGCAAAATTTgaagatttctcatttttttcttttttaataaatagaatggtatttaataagattatttattttgacatgtgtaaatataacataaatattttagaagtacCAAAAGTGTATAAACATAAGTTATTACTCTTCAGTTCCCATCCCAAACTGATCAATATTCTATCTTCATATTCTTGTTCCTCTGTAGCCAGTCCTGCTgtcccaacccccctcccctcctggacaACTGTGCAGTGCCCACACAGCTCAGTACATAAATTCACAAGCAGATTATATATATTcatcaaaagtctgatgctccCACCACCAATCCAATGGCTCCTCTTGGCTTTCCCCTGAATTCTGTATCATGTGACGGGGTACAATCTTGTGTAAAGTTGCACTCAGACTGCACTGATTTCACTATTTGGCACTTGCTTTTGACCTCAGGCTAGCTCCCTAGATTTTAAGATCCTTGGAACTATTCTGGATTCAGCTTCTTTAATACTTGTCACTTTCCTCcactctgacccttcccttctttccagaGCAAACCTAGAAGTTCACTTGTAGAGTTTCTTGGTAATAATAGCTCAGTCACTGTGACCCAGCAAGGGGAGTGGGCTTTTTCTGTACACCTGCCACAGTATATACCtgttttctgtcctctttctctttcttcctttttctaaaacttttctttcttctttactcttTGCATCCTCTTGCTAATTTTAACCCAGTCTGCGGACTCCTGATGAAGATTCACCCACTGCTAAACCCATACCCAAGGCTCCTCAGCTAAATCTCAAAAATCTAACTAATGATGAGAACtataatgtgttgtttaatttggGAGAATGTCCCCATATACTTGAGTAGCCCATGGAACAATGTGGTGACTTCCACTAGCCAGGGATGCAACACTCATGCAAACTACATGATAAATAATGCCTCAAACAAGCTCCTCAGAAAAAAGTTgcctaatattttaaattttttacattgcAGAATGAACTGACACACAGGCACTCAAAGGCCTAGGATATCTGATCAGCAATTACAAATATCAATTTTTCAGACCACTGCGAAAACTGGTAATGGAGGAAATCTTGCTCCCAAACCAGGAGATGACTCCCACCACTATTTACTCTTGAAATTCCACCATATGTTGAAACAAAGAatcttctttgcttttgttttcagtttaggGTGTGTGAGAATAATGAGAACAGAATGTCCTGGAGGATAAAGGGTGGAAATAATCATACAGACGGCTCTGACTCCCAAATCCATCTGTACAGAAGGGAGATAATGTAGCAGGGTAGCAACTGAATACGGAATGTAGAGGATGAGGAAATAGATCATTAGCTTCATAGCACCCACATGAGCTTCAGTCTGGGGGTTCCAAACATCACTGGcatttttctgcatcttctgTATATGTCTCCTCAAGGAATGGATTAGCAAGGAAGCAGAAGTCACATTAATGATGAACTGGAGAAGGGAACTCAAGACCAAGGAGGTCACCAAAGACAGGATGCACTTATTGATGTCACATACTGTCCCATTGCTCCCAGGCGCAAATTCGGGAAAGGATGAGGTCTCTCTGAGCACAACATACAGCAGGGTGGAGAAGGCAGACATCAGCACGCAGGCCACCAGCAGCCTAGGGATCTTTGGGGCGAGCTGTCGTTTCAGCAGGAGGAATACTGAGTGTTGGAAGTCAGTAATCTTCACGCAGTACAAGGCATTGAGCAAGGTGACAAGCCAGAGACTATTAGAGTCCAAAAACATCCAACACAATAGGAAAAAGGTGGATAAATGGACTGACCTTTCAACATTTGAAGAGGTGACGAAGTAGATAATGTTCAGGAGAAATAGTCCTAGCATCAGAAACCTGGTGATGCCCAAGCTGATCAAAATCCTATTAGAAGAGGAGATTCTGTGGCTTTGCACCCAAGTCCTGTAATTGACCACTACAATAAGCAGGTTTACAGTGAGTCCTACAAAATTCAAAACTGCTGAAACAATGAGAGCAGATAAAAAGAGTATCTGAAGCATCTTTACTCATTGAGGACTCAGCGGCTGTGGCACTGGTGTGGGGGCAGGAGAAATACTGAGAGGTCCAAGGAGGCACCAGTACCCAGCCAGGAaggattttctttcctaattgtcCCCAGTGTGGCAAATGAGCCATTAATGGTCTCAGAGCCAGCTGCTTTTGCTGAGATGCAAATCTTCCAAG
The genomic region above belongs to Suricata suricatta isolate VVHF042 chromosome 2, meerkat_22Aug2017_6uvM2_HiC, whole genome shotgun sequence and contains:
- the TAS2R4 gene encoding taste receptor type 2 member 4; the encoded protein is MLQILFLSALIVSAVLNFVGLTVNLLIVVVNYRTWVQSHRISSSNRILISLGITRFLMLGLFLLNIIYFVTSSNVERSVHLSTFFLLCWMFLDSNSLWLVTLLNALYCVKITDFQHSVFLLLKRQLAPKIPRLLVACVLMSAFSTLLYVVLRETSSFPEFAPGSNGTVCDINKCILSLVTSLVLSSLLQFIINVTSASLLIHSLRRHIQKMQKNASDVWNPQTEAHVGAMKLMIYFLILYIPYSVATLLHYLPSVQMDLGVRAVCMIISTLYPPGHSVLIILTHPKLKTKAKKILCFNIWWNFKSK